One genomic region from Doryrhamphus excisus isolate RoL2022-K1 chromosome 14, RoL_Dexc_1.0, whole genome shotgun sequence encodes:
- the atp1a3a gene encoding sodium/potassium-transporting ATPase subunit alpha-3a isoform X1, translating into MGYGRSDSYRVATTQDKDEKESPKKKGGKDMDDLKREVPITEHKMSVEEVCRKYNTDIVQGLTNAKAAEYLARDGPNALTPPPTTPEWVKFCRQLFGGFSILLWIGAILCFLAYAIQAATEDEPAGDNLYLGIVLSAVVIITGCFSYFQEAKSSKIMESFKNMVPQQALVIREGEKMQINAEQVVAGDLVEVKGGDRIPADLRIISSHGCKVDNSSLTGESEPQTRSPDCTHENPLETRNIAFFSTNCVEGTARGIVVCTGDRTVMGRIATLTSGLETGKTPIAKEIEHFIHIITGVAVFLGVTFFILSLILGYSWLEAVIFLIGIIVANVPEGLLATVTVCLTLTAKRMARKNCLVKNLEAVETLGSTSTICSDKTGTLTQNRMTVAHMWFDNQIHEADTTEDQSGSSFDKSSTTWVSLARIAALCNRAVFKAGQEALPILKREVAGDASESALLKCIELSCGAVKTMRDKNKKVAEIPFNSTNKYQLSIHESEEESDNRYLLVMKGAPERILDRCSTIMLQGKEQPMDDEMKEAFQNAYLELGGLGERVLGFCHLFLPEETYPKGFAFDTDDVNFQTDNLCFVGLMSMIDPPRAAVPDAVGKCRSAGIKVIMVTGDHPITAKAIAKGVGIISEGNETVEDIAARLNIPVSQVNPRDAKACVIHGTDLKDLSQEQMDDILKNHTEIVFARTSPQQKLIIVEGCQRQGAIVAVTGDGVNDSPALKKADIGVAMGISGSDVSKQAADMILLDDNFASIVTGVEEGRLIFDNLKKSIAYTLTSNIPEITPFLFFIMVNIPLPLGTITILCIDLGTDMVPAISLAYEAAESDIMKRQPRNPLRDKLVNERLISIAYGQIGMIQALGGFFAYFVIMAENGFRPSVLMGIRLNWDDRSNNDLEDSYGQQWTYEQRKIVEFTCHTAFFVSIVVVQWADVIICKTRRNSVFQQGMKNKILIFGLFEETALAAFLSYCPGMDVALRMYPLKPSWWFIAFPYSFLIFVYDEIRKLILRRNPGGWVEKETYY; encoded by the exons TACGGACGGTCAGACAGCTACCGCGTGGCTACCACGCAAGACAAGGACGAAAAGGAGTCTCCCAAGAAAAAAGGAGGCAAGGACATGGACGACCTGAAGAGGGAAGTCCCCATT ACGGAACACAAAATGTCTGTGGAGGAAGTTTGTAGGAAGTACAACACTGACATCGTCCAG GGTCTGACCAATGCCAAGGCGGCAGAGTACCTGGCCAGGGATGGCCCCAACGCCCTGACCCCGCCCCCGACCACCCCGGAGTGGGTCAAGTTCTGTCGCCAGCTGTTTGGCGGATTCTCCATCCTGCTGTGGATCGGCGCCATCCTCTGCTTCCTGGCCTACGCCATCCAGGCCGCCACAGAGGACGAGCCCGCCGGGGATAAC TTGTACCTCGGTATTGTGCTGTCCGCTGTCGTCATCATCACCGGCTGCTTTTCCTACTTCCAAGAAGCCAAGAGCTCCAAGATCATGGAGTCCTTCAAGAACATGGTCCCTCAG CAAGCTCTGGTGATCCGTGAGGGTGAGAAGATGCAGATCAACGCCGAGCAGGTGGTGGCAGGTGACCTGGTGGAGGTTAAGGGAGGAGACAGGATCCCCGCTGACCTCCGCATCATCTCCTCCCACGGCTGCAAG GTGGACAACTCCTCCCTGACTGGCGAATCAGAGCCTCAGACCCGATCACCTGACTGTACCCATGAGAACCCTCTGGAGACCAGAAACATTGCCTTCTTCTCCACCAACTGTGTTGAGG GCACAGCACGTGGTATTGTGGTGTGCACGGGCGATCGCACCGTGATGGGCCGCATCGCCACCCTCACCTCAGGCCTGGAGACCGGCAAG ACACCCATCGCCAAAGAGATCGAGCACTTCATCCACATCATCACCGGAGTGGCCGTCTTCCTCGGCGTGACCTTCTTCATCCTGTCGCTCATCCTGGGGTACTCCTGGTTGGAGGCCGTCATCTTCCTCATCGGCATCATCGTCGCCAACGTGCCCGAGGGCCTTCTGGCCACCGTCACC GTGTGTCTCACGCTGACCGCTAAGCGGATGGCCCGCAAGAACTGCTTGGTGAAGAACTTGGAGGCCGTAGAGACTCTGGGCTCCACCTCCACCATCTGCTCCGACAAGACTGGCACCTTGACCCAGAACAGGATGACTGTGGCCCACATGTGGTTTGACAACCAGATCCACGAGGCCGACACCACTGAGGATCAGTCTG GCTCCTCTTTCGACAAGAGCTCCACCACGTGGGTGTCCCTGGCCCGCATTGCCGCCCTGTGCAACCGTGCTGTGTTCAAGGCCGGCCAGGAGGCCTTGCCCATCCTGAAGCGCGAGGTGGCCGGCGACGCCTCCGAGTCGGCCCTGCTCAAGTGCATCGAGTTGTCCTGTGGCGCCGTCAAGACAATGAGGGACAAAAACAAGAAGGTCGCAGAGATTCCCTTCAATTCCACCAACAAGTACCAG CTCTCCATCCATGAAAGCGAGGAGGAAAGCGACAACCGCTACCTCCTGGTAATGAAGGGGGCTCCAGAGAGGATCCTGGACCGCTGCTCCACCATCATGCTGCAGGGCAAGGAGCAGCCCATGGACGACGAGATGAAGGAGGCCTTTCAGAACGCTTACCTGGAACTGGGGGGACTGGGAGAGAGAGTACTGG GGTTCTGCCACCTGTTCCTGCCGGAAGAGACGTACCCGAAAGGTTTTGCCTTCGACACGGACGACGTCAACTTCCAGACCGACAACCTTTGCTTTGTGGGCCTCATGTCCATGATTGATCCTCCCCGTGCCGCTGTACCTGATGCTGTGGGCAAATGTCGCTCTGCTGGCATTAAG GTCATCATGGTGACCGGGGACCATCCAATCACGGCCAAGGCCATCGCCAAGGGCGTGGGCATCATCTCCGAGGGCAACGAGACTGTGGAGGACATTGCTGCACGTCTCAACATTCCTGTGAGCCAGGTCAATCCCCG GGATGCTAAAGCCTGCGTGATCCACGGAACAGACCTGAAAGACCTCAGCCAGGAGCAGATGGACGACATTTTAAAGAATCACACGGAGATTGTCTTTGCCAGAACCTCCCCTCAGCAGAAACTCATCATTGTGGAGGGCTGCCAGAGACAG GGGGCCATTGTGGCGGTGACAGGCGATGGCGTCAACGACTCTCCCGCCTTGAAGAAAGCAGACATCGGCGTTGCCATGGGAATCTCTGGCTCCGACGTGTCCAAACAGGCAGCAGACATGATCCTACTGGATGACAACTTTGCCTCCATCGTGACTGGAGTCGAGGAGG GTCGTCTCATCTTTGACAACCTGAAGAAATCCATCGCCTACACGCTCACCAGCAACATCCCCGAAATCACTCCCTTCCTGTTCTTTATCATGGTCAACATCCCTCTTCCTCTTGGCACCATCACCATCCTCTGCATCGACCTGGGAACTGACATG GTGCCAGCCATCTCTCTGGCCTACGAAGCAGCAGAAAGCGACATCATGAAGCGTCAGCCCAGGAACCCGCTGCGGGACAAACTGGTCAACGAGAGACTCATCAGCATCGCCTACGGACAGATTG GCATGATCCAAGCTCTTGGAGGCTTCTTTGCCTATTTCGTCATCATGGCTGAAAATGGCTTCCGGCCCTCTGTGCTGATGGGCATTCGGCTCAACTGGGACGACCGCTCCAACAACGACCTGGAGGACAGCTACGGCCAGCAATGG ACGTACGAGCAGCGCAAGATAGTGGAGTTCACGTGCCACACGGCCTTCTTTGTCAGCATCGTGGTGGTGCAGTGGGCCGACGTCATCATCTGCAAGACCAGACGCAACTCTGTCTTCCAGCAGGGCATGAA GAACAAGATTTTGATCTTTGGCCTGTTTGAGGAAACAGCCCTCGCTGCCTTCCTGTCCTATTGCCCCGGAATGGACGTGGCGCTGCGCATGTACCCCCTCAA GCCCAGCTGGTGGTTCATCGCCTTCCCGTACAGTTTCCTCATCTTTGTTTACGACGAGATCCGAAAACTCATCCTGCGCCGAAACCCTGGAG GTTGGGTGGAAAAGGAGACGTACTATTAA
- the atp1a3a gene encoding sodium/potassium-transporting ATPase subunit alpha-3a isoform X2 has product MARKNCLVKNLEAVETLGSTSTICSDKTGTLTQNRMTVAHMWFDNQIHEADTTEDQSGSSFDKSSTTWVSLARIAALCNRAVFKAGQEALPILKREVAGDASESALLKCIELSCGAVKTMRDKNKKVAEIPFNSTNKYQLSIHESEEESDNRYLLVMKGAPERILDRCSTIMLQGKEQPMDDEMKEAFQNAYLELGGLGERVLGFCHLFLPEETYPKGFAFDTDDVNFQTDNLCFVGLMSMIDPPRAAVPDAVGKCRSAGIKVIMVTGDHPITAKAIAKGVGIISEGNETVEDIAARLNIPVSQVNPRDAKACVIHGTDLKDLSQEQMDDILKNHTEIVFARTSPQQKLIIVEGCQRQGAIVAVTGDGVNDSPALKKADIGVAMGISGSDVSKQAADMILLDDNFASIVTGVEEGRLIFDNLKKSIAYTLTSNIPEITPFLFFIMVNIPLPLGTITILCIDLGTDMVPAISLAYEAAESDIMKRQPRNPLRDKLVNERLISIAYGQIGMIQALGGFFAYFVIMAENGFRPSVLMGIRLNWDDRSNNDLEDSYGQQWTYEQRKIVEFTCHTAFFVSIVVVQWADVIICKTRRNSVFQQGMKNKILIFGLFEETALAAFLSYCPGMDVALRMYPLKPSWWFIAFPYSFLIFVYDEIRKLILRRNPGGWVEKETYY; this is encoded by the exons ATGGCCCGCAAGAACTGCTTGGTGAAGAACTTGGAGGCCGTAGAGACTCTGGGCTCCACCTCCACCATCTGCTCCGACAAGACTGGCACCTTGACCCAGAACAGGATGACTGTGGCCCACATGTGGTTTGACAACCAGATCCACGAGGCCGACACCACTGAGGATCAGTCTG GCTCCTCTTTCGACAAGAGCTCCACCACGTGGGTGTCCCTGGCCCGCATTGCCGCCCTGTGCAACCGTGCTGTGTTCAAGGCCGGCCAGGAGGCCTTGCCCATCCTGAAGCGCGAGGTGGCCGGCGACGCCTCCGAGTCGGCCCTGCTCAAGTGCATCGAGTTGTCCTGTGGCGCCGTCAAGACAATGAGGGACAAAAACAAGAAGGTCGCAGAGATTCCCTTCAATTCCACCAACAAGTACCAG CTCTCCATCCATGAAAGCGAGGAGGAAAGCGACAACCGCTACCTCCTGGTAATGAAGGGGGCTCCAGAGAGGATCCTGGACCGCTGCTCCACCATCATGCTGCAGGGCAAGGAGCAGCCCATGGACGACGAGATGAAGGAGGCCTTTCAGAACGCTTACCTGGAACTGGGGGGACTGGGAGAGAGAGTACTGG GGTTCTGCCACCTGTTCCTGCCGGAAGAGACGTACCCGAAAGGTTTTGCCTTCGACACGGACGACGTCAACTTCCAGACCGACAACCTTTGCTTTGTGGGCCTCATGTCCATGATTGATCCTCCCCGTGCCGCTGTACCTGATGCTGTGGGCAAATGTCGCTCTGCTGGCATTAAG GTCATCATGGTGACCGGGGACCATCCAATCACGGCCAAGGCCATCGCCAAGGGCGTGGGCATCATCTCCGAGGGCAACGAGACTGTGGAGGACATTGCTGCACGTCTCAACATTCCTGTGAGCCAGGTCAATCCCCG GGATGCTAAAGCCTGCGTGATCCACGGAACAGACCTGAAAGACCTCAGCCAGGAGCAGATGGACGACATTTTAAAGAATCACACGGAGATTGTCTTTGCCAGAACCTCCCCTCAGCAGAAACTCATCATTGTGGAGGGCTGCCAGAGACAG GGGGCCATTGTGGCGGTGACAGGCGATGGCGTCAACGACTCTCCCGCCTTGAAGAAAGCAGACATCGGCGTTGCCATGGGAATCTCTGGCTCCGACGTGTCCAAACAGGCAGCAGACATGATCCTACTGGATGACAACTTTGCCTCCATCGTGACTGGAGTCGAGGAGG GTCGTCTCATCTTTGACAACCTGAAGAAATCCATCGCCTACACGCTCACCAGCAACATCCCCGAAATCACTCCCTTCCTGTTCTTTATCATGGTCAACATCCCTCTTCCTCTTGGCACCATCACCATCCTCTGCATCGACCTGGGAACTGACATG GTGCCAGCCATCTCTCTGGCCTACGAAGCAGCAGAAAGCGACATCATGAAGCGTCAGCCCAGGAACCCGCTGCGGGACAAACTGGTCAACGAGAGACTCATCAGCATCGCCTACGGACAGATTG GCATGATCCAAGCTCTTGGAGGCTTCTTTGCCTATTTCGTCATCATGGCTGAAAATGGCTTCCGGCCCTCTGTGCTGATGGGCATTCGGCTCAACTGGGACGACCGCTCCAACAACGACCTGGAGGACAGCTACGGCCAGCAATGG ACGTACGAGCAGCGCAAGATAGTGGAGTTCACGTGCCACACGGCCTTCTTTGTCAGCATCGTGGTGGTGCAGTGGGCCGACGTCATCATCTGCAAGACCAGACGCAACTCTGTCTTCCAGCAGGGCATGAA GAACAAGATTTTGATCTTTGGCCTGTTTGAGGAAACAGCCCTCGCTGCCTTCCTGTCCTATTGCCCCGGAATGGACGTGGCGCTGCGCATGTACCCCCTCAA GCCCAGCTGGTGGTTCATCGCCTTCCCGTACAGTTTCCTCATCTTTGTTTACGACGAGATCCGAAAACTCATCCTGCGCCGAAACCCTGGAG GTTGGGTGGAAAAGGAGACGTACTATTAA